Proteins encoded by one window of Streptomyces clavuligerus:
- a CDS encoding VWA domain-containing protein, with translation MVAGAAEVPGAAPGGSLGAGETEGARAEERVRRWRLVLGGGGADGTGYGLGGADAGMDAALAALYGAPDGRESRPRGAGLGSSAPSVARWLGDIRSYFPGSVVQVMQRDAIDRLGLSALLLEPELLEAVEADVHLVGTLLSLNRALPETSRETARAVVRKVVEDLEKRLATRTRSTLTGALDRSARTGRPRHRDIDWDRTVRANLRNYLPEYRTVVPERLIGYARADRSVKKDVVLCIDQSGSMAASVVYASVFGAVLASMRSLDTRLVVFDTAVVDLTDQLDDPVDVLFGTQLGGGTDINRALAYCQSKITRPADTIVVLISDLYEGGIRDEMLKRVAAMKAAGTQFVTLLALSDEGAPAYDRDHAAALAALGAPAFACTPDLFPEVMAAAIEKRPLPIPES, from the coding sequence ATGGTGGCAGGTGCGGCGGAGGTGCCGGGGGCTGCGCCGGGCGGCTCGCTCGGCGCCGGGGAGACGGAGGGCGCACGGGCTGAGGAGCGGGTGCGGCGGTGGCGGCTGGTGCTCGGGGGAGGGGGTGCCGATGGGACCGGGTACGGGCTGGGCGGGGCGGACGCGGGCATGGACGCGGCTCTCGCCGCGCTCTACGGGGCGCCGGACGGCAGAGAGTCCCGGCCCCGGGGCGCGGGGCTCGGTTCCTCGGCGCCCTCCGTGGCCCGCTGGCTCGGCGACATCCGCAGCTACTTCCCCGGCTCCGTGGTCCAGGTGATGCAGCGCGACGCCATCGACCGGCTGGGGCTGTCCGCCCTGCTGCTGGAGCCGGAGCTGCTGGAGGCGGTCGAGGCCGATGTCCATCTCGTCGGCACCCTGCTCTCGCTCAACCGGGCCCTGCCGGAGACGAGCAGGGAGACGGCCAGGGCCGTGGTGCGGAAGGTCGTCGAGGATCTGGAGAAGCGGCTCGCCACCCGCACCCGGTCCACGCTCACCGGGGCGCTCGACCGGTCCGCGCGGACCGGCCGACCGCGCCACCGCGACATCGACTGGGACCGCACGGTACGCGCCAATCTCAGGAACTACCTCCCCGAGTACCGCACGGTCGTCCCCGAACGGCTGATCGGCTATGCCCGGGCCGACCGGTCGGTCAAGAAGGACGTCGTGCTCTGCATCGACCAGTCGGGCTCCATGGCGGCGTCCGTCGTCTACGCCTCGGTCTTCGGCGCGGTCCTGGCCTCGATGCGCTCCCTCGACACCCGGCTCGTCGTCTTCGACACCGCGGTCGTGGACCTCACCGATCAGCTCGACGACCCGGTCGACGTGCTCTTCGGCACCCAGCTCGGCGGTGGCACCGACATCAACCGCGCCCTGGCGTACTGCCAGTCGAAGATCACCCGCCCCGCGGACACCATTGTCGTCCTGATCAGTGATCTCTACGAGGGCGGCATCCGGGACGAGATGCTGAAGCGGGTGGCCGCGATGAAGGCGGCGGGGACACAGTTCGTGACCCTGCTGGCACTCTCCGACGAAGGGGCCCCGGCCTACGACCGGGACCACGCCGCCGCGCTGGCCGCGCTGGGCGCCCCCGCCTTCGCCTGCACGCCCGACCTCTTCCCGGAGGTCATGGCCGCCGCGATCGAGAAGCGCCCGCTGCCGATACCGGAGTCCTGA
- a CDS encoding DUF5682 family protein, whose product MSGGPLLLGVRHHGPGSARATRAALEAAEPAAVLIEGPPEGDALLPLAADEGMRPPVALLAHVVDDPRRAAFWPLAEFSPEWVAIRWALARGVPVRFIDLPAAHSLALTAADGDGAADPSAGPGTERAGPPGDTGPADTDPMDRDQGAGPADAADVRVDPLAVLAGAAGYEDPERWWEDVVEHRTGHGGDPLAPFAALGEAMTALRAEYGHGGHERDLVREAHMRLKVRAARKEFGDAVAVVCGAWHVPALQERTTVTADRALLKGLPKTRTETTWVPWTHRRLARHSGYGAGIDSPGWYAHLFHSPDRVVERWLTRAAGLLREADLMVSSAHVIEAVRLAETLAVMRGRPLAGLHETTDAIRAVMCDGSDVPLALVHDRLIVGDVLGEVPDSAPAVPLQRDIGRAQRSLRLKPEAAEREIELDLRKEIDAGRSRLLHRLRLLSIGWGEPFRGRGSTGTFRESWRLRWEPELHVRVAEAGVWGTTVLTAAVARAGSRAAAATDLAEVTALAEECLLAEVTDALPAVMRALAERAALDTDVGRLAEALPALARSLRYGDVRDTDTTALAEVATGLAERICVGLPPACTGLDADGAARMRDHLDAVHTAVGLLPPADGLEDRWAAVLRRLADRDTVPGVIRGRAARLLLDGGRLDEDGAARLMGLALSAAVPPDRAAAWIEGFIGGASGGGMLLVHDERLLALVDTWLTGVPAEAFTDVLPLLRRTFSAYEPGVRRTLGELIRRGPAPASGSRPSPTAVPGFGTGLDHRRADAVLPVLRLLLGTAAPSTGTAPGPAGSEPRGGTVRPAERDRAGAGT is encoded by the coding sequence ATGAGCGGCGGGCCACTGCTGCTCGGCGTCCGCCACCACGGCCCCGGCTCCGCCCGTGCGACCCGGGCCGCGCTGGAGGCCGCGGAGCCCGCGGCGGTCCTGATCGAGGGGCCGCCCGAGGGGGACGCGCTGCTGCCGCTGGCGGCGGACGAGGGGATGCGCCCGCCGGTGGCCCTGCTCGCCCATGTGGTGGACGACCCCCGCCGGGCGGCGTTCTGGCCGCTGGCCGAGTTCTCCCCGGAGTGGGTGGCGATCCGCTGGGCGCTGGCCCGGGGGGTGCCGGTGCGCTTCATCGACCTCCCGGCCGCGCACTCGCTGGCGCTGACCGCGGCCGACGGGGACGGAGCGGCCGACCCGTCGGCGGGCCCGGGGACGGAGCGGGCCGGGCCCCCGGGAGACACAGGCCCGGCGGACACAGACCCCATGGACAGGGACCAGGGCGCGGGCCCGGCGGACGCGGCCGATGTCCGGGTCGACCCGCTGGCGGTCCTCGCCGGTGCCGCCGGGTACGAGGACCCGGAGCGCTGGTGGGAGGACGTCGTCGAGCACCGCACCGGCCACGGCGGCGACCCCCTCGCCCCCTTCGCCGCCCTCGGGGAGGCCATGACGGCCCTGCGCGCGGAGTACGGCCACGGGGGCCATGAGCGGGACCTGGTGCGGGAGGCCCATATGCGGCTCAAGGTGCGGGCCGCGCGCAAGGAGTTCGGGGACGCGGTCGCCGTGGTCTGCGGGGCCTGGCATGTGCCCGCGCTCCAGGAGCGGACCACCGTCACCGCCGACCGGGCGCTCCTCAAGGGGCTGCCGAAGACCAGGACCGAGACCACCTGGGTGCCCTGGACGCATCGGCGGCTCGCCCGGCACAGCGGCTACGGCGCCGGTATCGACTCCCCGGGGTGGTACGCGCATCTGTTCCACTCGCCCGACCGGGTCGTCGAACGGTGGCTGACCAGGGCCGCCGGGCTGCTGCGGGAAGCCGATCTGATGGTGTCGTCGGCGCATGTCATCGAGGCCGTACGGCTCGCGGAGACCCTGGCCGTCATGCGGGGGCGCCCGCTCGCCGGGCTGCACGAGACCACCGACGCCATCCGGGCCGTGATGTGCGACGGCTCCGACGTGCCGCTCGCCCTCGTCCACGACCGGCTGATCGTCGGCGACGTCCTCGGCGAGGTCCCCGACAGCGCGCCCGCCGTGCCGCTGCAACGGGACATCGGCCGCGCCCAGCGCTCGCTGCGGCTCAAGCCCGAGGCGGCGGAGCGCGAGATCGAGCTGGACCTGCGCAAGGAGATCGACGCCGGCCGCAGCCGACTGCTGCACCGGCTGAGGCTGCTCTCCATCGGCTGGGGCGAGCCCTTCCGGGGGCGGGGGAGCACCGGCACCTTCCGGGAGAGCTGGCGGCTGCGCTGGGAGCCCGAGCTGCATGTGCGGGTCGCGGAGGCCGGGGTCTGGGGCACCACCGTCCTGACCGCCGCCGTCGCCCGGGCCGGGAGCAGGGCGGCCGCCGCGACCGATCTGGCCGAGGTCACCGCGCTCGCCGAGGAGTGCCTGCTCGCCGAGGTCACCGACGCGCTGCCCGCCGTGATGCGGGCCCTCGCCGAGCGGGCCGCGCTCGACACGGACGTCGGCCGGCTCGCCGAGGCGCTGCCCGCGCTCGCCCGCTCCCTGCGGTACGGCGATGTCCGGGACACGGACACGACGGCCCTCGCCGAGGTCGCGACCGGACTCGCCGAGCGGATCTGCGTCGGTCTGCCACCGGCCTGTACCGGGCTGGACGCGGACGGGGCGGCCCGGATGCGCGACCACCTGGACGCGGTCCACACCGCCGTCGGACTGCTGCCGCCGGCGGACGGCCTGGAGGACCGCTGGGCCGCCGTGCTGCGCCGCCTCGCCGACCGGGACACCGTGCCCGGGGTCATCCGGGGCCGGGCGGCCCGGCTCCTCCTGGACGGCGGGCGACTGGACGAGGACGGCGCGGCCCGGCTGATGGGCCTCGCGCTGTCGGCGGCCGTGCCGCCCGACCGGGCGGCGGCCTGGATCGAGGGCTTCATCGGCGGAGCCTCGGGCGGCGGCATGCTGCTCGTCCACGACGAGCGGCTGCTCGCCCTGGTCGACACCTGGCTGACGGGTGTCCCCGCGGAGGCGTTCACGGATGTGCTCCCGCTGCTGCGCCGCACCTTCTCCGCGTACGAGCCGGGAGTCAGGCGCACCCTGGGCGAGCTGATCCGACGGGGCCCGGCACCGGCGTCCGGCTCCCGCCCCTCACCCACCGCCGTTCCGGGCTTCGGCACGGGCCTCGACCACCGGCGGGCCGACGCCGTGCTGCCGGTCCTCCGGCTGCTGCTGGGCACGGCGGCCCCGTCCACGGGGACGGCACCGGGGCCTGCTGGGAGCGAGCCCCGCGGCGGGACGGTCCGCCCGGCGGAGCGGGACCGCGCGGGAGCCGGGACATGA
- a CDS encoding ATP-binding protein — MTLPENAADTASEALRPHAEDAFAHELKALAAADDRPRPVGWRLSPWAVATYLLGGTLADSTVISPKYVGPRRIVEVAVTTLATDRALLLLGVPGTAKTWVSEHLAAAVSGDSTLLVQGTAGTPEEAIRYGWNYAQLLAHGPSRDALVPSPVMRAMAEGMTARVEELTRIPADVQDTLITILSEKTLPIPELGQETQAVRGFNLIATANDRDRGVNDLSSALRRRFNTVVLPLPATADAEVDIVSRRVAQLGRSLDLPEAPEGLDEIRRVVTVFRELRSGVSADGRTKLKSPSGTLSTAEAISVVTGGLALAAHFGDGVLRPGDIAAGILGAVVRDPAADRVVWQEYLETVVRERDGWKDFYRACREVSA, encoded by the coding sequence ATGACCCTGCCCGAAAACGCCGCGGACACTGCTTCCGAAGCCCTGCGGCCCCATGCCGAGGACGCCTTCGCGCACGAGCTGAAGGCGCTCGCCGCCGCCGATGACCGGCCGCGTCCCGTCGGCTGGCGCCTCTCGCCCTGGGCGGTCGCCACCTATCTGCTCGGCGGCACCCTCGCCGACTCCACCGTGATCTCCCCGAAGTACGTGGGCCCGCGCCGGATCGTCGAGGTCGCCGTCACCACCCTCGCCACCGACCGGGCGCTGCTCCTCCTCGGAGTCCCCGGCACCGCGAAGACCTGGGTGTCCGAGCATCTCGCCGCGGCGGTCAGCGGTGATTCCACCCTGCTGGTGCAGGGCACGGCGGGCACCCCCGAGGAAGCCATCCGGTACGGCTGGAACTACGCGCAGCTGCTCGCCCACGGCCCCAGCCGGGACGCGCTCGTGCCCAGCCCCGTCATGCGCGCCATGGCCGAGGGCATGACCGCGCGGGTCGAGGAGCTGACCCGTATCCCGGCGGACGTCCAGGACACCCTGATCACCATCCTGTCCGAGAAGACCCTGCCCATTCCGGAGCTGGGCCAGGAGACGCAGGCCGTCCGCGGCTTCAATCTGATCGCCACCGCCAACGACCGCGACCGGGGGGTCAACGACCTCTCCAGCGCCCTGCGCCGCCGGTTCAACACCGTGGTGCTGCCGCTGCCCGCGACCGCGGACGCCGAGGTCGACATCGTCTCCCGGCGCGTCGCCCAGCTCGGCCGCTCGCTGGACCTGCCCGAGGCGCCGGAAGGGCTCGACGAGATCCGGCGGGTCGTCACCGTCTTCCGCGAGCTGCGCTCGGGGGTGTCCGCCGACGGGCGCACCAAGCTCAAGTCGCCCTCCGGGACGCTCTCGACGGCCGAAGCGATCTCCGTCGTCACCGGCGGGCTCGCGCTGGCCGCGCACTTCGGGGACGGGGTGCTGCGCCCCGGCGACATCGCCGCCGGAATCCTCGGCGCCGTGGTCCGGGACCCGGCGGCCGACCGGGTCGTCTGGCAGGAGTACCTGGAGACGGTCGTCCGTGAGCGGGACGGCTGGAAGGACTTCTACCGCGCCTGCCGCGAGGTGAGCGCATGA
- a CDS encoding SWIM zinc finger family protein — protein sequence MLGSNGGQPPNPPEQGVRWAADQVLALAPDAASQKAGSRLGVPGPWSGTGVEGTGVWGLCKGSGSRPYQTVVDLSGPAYRCSCPSRKFPCKHALGLLLLWSAGERGVAAAAPPEWAGEWLADRALRAARTAADAAGGGGGAATGEPGAAGGRGARGGDAAREAARRRAERRAERVSAGVGELEQRLADLMRGGMAAAERSGYGLWEETAARMVDAQAPGLAARVRELGALPGTGPGWPVRLLEECALTHLLDAAWLGIDRLPDPLAATVRTRVGLPVAAEGSPVRDHWLVLARYDTPDGRLTARRTWVHGRESGRTALLLSFGAAGRAPEPALVPGTEIEAELTPFPGSGQLRAEWGGPAGAPLPAGTPPPGGPVGAALDAYGRALREDPWLDAWPVTLTDVVPVPHGDGWQLADADGGEALPITPAARTRSGLWRLMAVSGGHPVTVFGECGHQGLDPLAAWPPDGTGLIPLR from the coding sequence ATGCTGGGATCGAACGGGGGACAGCCCCCGAACCCCCCGGAGCAGGGGGTGCGCTGGGCGGCGGACCAGGTGCTGGCACTGGCTCCTGACGCCGCGTCGCAGAAGGCGGGGAGCCGGCTCGGTGTGCCGGGACCCTGGTCGGGGACGGGAGTGGAGGGGACGGGGGTGTGGGGTCTGTGCAAGGGCAGCGGCAGCCGCCCGTACCAAACGGTCGTGGACCTCTCGGGGCCCGCGTACCGATGCAGTTGTCCGAGCCGGAAGTTCCCCTGCAAGCACGCGCTGGGGCTGCTGCTGCTCTGGTCGGCGGGTGAGCGGGGCGTGGCGGCCGCCGCGCCGCCCGAGTGGGCCGGGGAGTGGCTGGCCGACCGCGCGCTGCGGGCGGCACGGACGGCGGCGGACGCGGCGGGCGGCGGGGGCGGAGCGGCCACCGGGGAGCCGGGCGCGGCCGGGGGCCGCGGGGCCCGGGGCGGTGACGCCGCGCGGGAGGCGGCCAGACGCCGGGCGGAGCGCCGGGCCGAGCGGGTCTCGGCGGGCGTCGGCGAGTTGGAGCAGCGGCTCGCGGATCTGATGCGCGGGGGGATGGCGGCGGCCGAGCGCTCGGGGTACGGGCTCTGGGAGGAGACCGCGGCCCGCATGGTCGACGCGCAGGCCCCCGGCCTCGCGGCGCGGGTGCGGGAGCTGGGCGCGCTCCCGGGCACGGGCCCGGGCTGGCCGGTGCGGCTGCTGGAGGAGTGCGCGCTGACGCATCTGCTGGACGCGGCCTGGCTGGGCATCGACCGGCTGCCCGATCCGCTGGCGGCGACGGTCCGCACCCGGGTCGGCCTCCCCGTGGCGGCAGAGGGAAGCCCGGTCCGCGACCACTGGCTGGTCCTCGCCCGCTACGACACACCCGACGGCAGACTCACGGCACGCCGGACATGGGTCCATGGACGGGAGTCGGGCCGTACGGCACTGCTGCTGTCGTTCGGGGCGGCGGGCCGCGCCCCCGAACCGGCCCTGGTCCCGGGGACGGAGATCGAGGCGGAGCTGACGCCGTTCCCGGGATCCGGTCAGCTGCGGGCCGAGTGGGGCGGACCGGCGGGGGCGCCCCTGCCCGCGGGGACACCGCCGCCGGGTGGACCGGTGGGCGCGGCGCTCGACGCGTACGGGCGGGCGCTGCGGGAGGACCCCTGGCTGGACGCCTGGCCGGTGACGCTGACGGACGTGGTCCCGGTTCCGCACGGCGACGGCTGGCAGCTCGCGGACGCGGACGGCGGGGAGGCGCTGCCCATCACCCCGGCGGCGCGCACCCGTTCCGGGCTGTGGCGGCTCATGGCGGTGTCCGGCGGGCATCCGGTGACCGTGTTCGGCGAGTGCGGCCACCAGGGCCTGGACCCACTCGCGGCCTGGCCCCCCGACGGCACGGGCCTGATACCGCTCCGATGA
- a CDS encoding DUF5691 domain-containing protein: protein MEDTVTDTLGAHAAIDPAPWEALVTTALLGTDRRTPPPEVLAASPAAGDPAVALLDAAAVHTVRRRAGLLPAVAAARPEPAPRDDRPALPEPARHRLEQLLADRAAPSSGGRRGVAPDLTELLPQWLSTAGEQGFRAPSALLPALLDAARARTDLRPRTLAFAGARGLWLARFNPDWRFALRGTAGGGAVLPELSAMDEVRALWEEGLFTERVALLAAVRAEDPARGLELLTGTWPTERAEDRLMFLDTLRTGLSPEDEPFLERTLADRSRNVRTAAAELLSALPQSALAGRMARRAASCVGPDHGGAGAGIAVEAPHECDADMQRDGVTPTPPTGRGKRSWWLGQLVEAAPLATWTRRFAGRAPEEIVGLPVADGWREELHAAWCRAAVRQADAAWSRALLGPPGIPPESGPGTASLAERARLLETLPADERGRWVAEFIAAHGLSEAFQLLGVCSVPWPEPLGRAVVDALGTARAGGSYPWSFSGVMGLAERCLHPSAADRLEPLTADHPIGAEGAPAGAGGYWAEAFQRLVSTLRLREAMHRELTGSAP from the coding sequence ATGGAGGACACCGTGACCGACACCCTCGGCGCCCACGCCGCCATCGATCCCGCGCCGTGGGAGGCGCTCGTCACCACGGCGCTGCTCGGCACCGACCGGCGGACCCCGCCGCCGGAGGTTCTGGCGGCGTCCCCCGCCGCCGGGGACCCCGCCGTCGCGCTGCTGGACGCGGCGGCCGTGCACACGGTGCGCCGCAGGGCGGGACTGCTGCCTGCGGTCGCGGCGGCGCGGCCGGAGCCCGCGCCGCGCGACGACCGGCCCGCGCTGCCCGAGCCGGCGCGGCACCGGCTGGAGCAGTTGCTCGCCGATCGCGCGGCCCCCTCGTCGGGGGGTCGCCGGGGAGTGGCCCCGGATCTGACGGAGCTGCTGCCGCAGTGGCTGAGCACCGCCGGTGAGCAGGGGTTCCGGGCCCCGTCCGCGCTGCTGCCCGCGCTGCTGGACGCGGCCAGGGCACGCACGGACCTGCGGCCCCGGACGCTGGCGTTCGCCGGGGCGCGGGGGCTGTGGCTGGCCCGGTTCAACCCCGACTGGCGGTTCGCGCTGCGCGGCACGGCGGGCGGGGGCGCTGTGCTCCCCGAGCTGTCCGCCATGGACGAGGTCCGCGCCCTGTGGGAGGAGGGCCTGTTCACCGAGCGGGTCGCGCTGCTGGCCGCCGTACGGGCCGAGGACCCGGCCCGGGGGCTGGAGCTGCTGACGGGGACCTGGCCGACGGAGCGGGCCGAGGACCGGCTGATGTTCCTCGACACGCTGCGCACGGGGCTGTCGCCCGAGGACGAACCGTTCCTGGAGCGGACGCTGGCCGACCGCAGCCGCAATGTCCGCACGGCCGCCGCCGAACTGCTCTCCGCGCTGCCGCAGTCCGCGCTCGCCGGGCGGATGGCGCGGCGGGCCGCCTCGTGCGTCGGGCCGGACCACGGGGGCGCCGGGGCGGGGATCGCCGTCGAGGCGCCCCACGAGTGCGACGCGGACATGCAGCGCGACGGCGTGACACCCACGCCACCCACGGGGCGGGGGAAACGGTCCTGGTGGCTGGGCCAGTTGGTGGAGGCGGCTCCGCTGGCCACCTGGACCCGCCGGTTCGCGGGGCGCGCCCCGGAGGAGATCGTCGGGCTTCCGGTGGCGGACGGCTGGCGCGAGGAACTGCACGCGGCGTGGTGCCGGGCCGCGGTGCGCCAGGCAGACGCCGCCTGGTCCCGCGCGCTGCTGGGGCCGCCGGGCATACCGCCGGAGAGCGGCCCCGGCACCGCATCGCTCGCCGAGCGGGCCAGGCTCCTGGAGACCCTTCCGGCGGACGAGCGGGGCCGCTGGGTCGCGGAGTTCATCGCCGCGCACGGGCTGTCGGAGGCGTTCCAGTTGCTCGGGGTCTGTTCGGTGCCCTGGCCCGAGCCGCTGGGCCGCGCCGTCGTCGACGCGCTGGGGACGGCCCGCGCGGGGGGCAGTTACCCCTGGAGCTTCAGCGGGGTGATGGGCCTCGCCGAGCGCTGTCTGCACCCATCGGCGGCGGACCGGCTGGAACCGCTGACCGCCGATCACCCCATCGGGGCCGAGGGAGCACCGGCGGGAGCGGGCGGGTACTGGGCGGAGGCGTTCCAGCGGCTGGTCTCCACCCTGCGGCTGCGGGAGGCGATGCACCGTGAGCTGACCGGCTCCGCGCCCTGA
- a CDS encoding cobalamin B12-binding domain-containing protein, with product MGVTGPIRVVVAKPGLDGHDRGAKVIARALRDAGMEVIYTGLHQTPEQIVTTAIQEDADAIGLSILSGAHNTLFAKVIELLKERDAEDIKVFGGGIIPEEDIPPLKELGVAEIFTPGATTASIVAWVNANIRQPAGA from the coding sequence ATGGGTGTGACGGGGCCGATTCGGGTGGTCGTGGCCAAACCGGGGCTCGACGGGCACGACCGGGGGGCGAAGGTGATCGCCCGGGCGTTGCGGGACGCCGGGATGGAGGTCATCTACACCGGCCTGCACCAGACGCCGGAGCAGATCGTCACCACGGCCATCCAGGAGGACGCGGACGCGATCGGGCTGTCCATCCTCTCGGGCGCCCACAACACGCTGTTCGCGAAGGTGATCGAGCTGCTGAAGGAGCGCGACGCGGAGGACATCAAGGTCTTCGGCGGGGGCATCATCCCGGAGGAAGACATTCCGCCGCTGAAGGAGCTGGGCGTGGCCGAGATCTTCACCCCGGGGGCGACCACGGCGTCGATCGTGGCCTGGGTGAACGCCAACATCCGCCAGCCGGCCGGGGCCTGA
- a CDS encoding esterase/lipase family protein, which produces MESLRDLRAPASLRAGALELAILAGHVLLYPTGLAAERPERAPRPRDGAADEPPNGPADGRPTGQPGGRADEGRATPLPGRGAPDHPPVVLLHGFADNRSVFVLLRRSLSRHGWRHLECLNHSLLTCDIRTAAVALGHRIEGICARTGHKEVDIVGHSLGGLIARYYIQCLHGDQRVRTLVTLGTPHSGTTVAPLASAHPVVRQMRPDSEVIEELRGPAPGCRTRFVGFWSDLDRLMVPVETARIEHPDLNTENVQVTGVGHLALPVHPAVTAAIRQALETTHPTGVPDSISIA; this is translated from the coding sequence CTGGAGAGCCTGCGCGATCTGCGGGCCCCCGCCTCGCTCCGGGCCGGTGCCCTGGAGCTGGCGATCCTCGCGGGGCATGTGCTGCTCTACCCCACCGGCCTGGCGGCCGAGCGGCCCGAGCGCGCCCCCCGCCCCCGCGACGGCGCGGCGGACGAGCCCCCGAACGGACCGGCGGACGGACGGCCGACCGGACAGCCCGGCGGCCGGGCGGACGAGGGCCGGGCCACCCCCCTCCCGGGGCGCGGCGCCCCGGACCACCCTCCCGTCGTGCTGCTGCACGGCTTCGCGGACAACCGCTCGGTCTTCGTCCTGCTGCGCCGTTCACTCTCCCGGCACGGCTGGCGCCATCTCGAATGCCTCAACCACTCCCTGCTCACCTGTGACATACGGACGGCCGCCGTGGCGCTGGGCCACCGGATCGAAGGAATCTGCGCCCGCACCGGACACAAAGAAGTCGATATCGTCGGCCACAGCCTCGGCGGCCTGATCGCCCGCTATTACATACAGTGCCTTCACGGTGACCAGCGGGTACGCACACTGGTCACTCTCGGCACTCCGCATTCCGGCACCACAGTGGCCCCACTGGCCAGCGCCCACCCCGTCGTCCGGCAGATGCGGCCCGACTCGGAGGTCATCGAGGAGCTGCGCGGCCCGGCCCCCGGCTGCCGCACCAGGTTCGTGGGCTTCTGGAGCGACCTGGACCGGCTGATGGTCCCCGTCGAGACCGCACGGATCGAGCATCCCGATCTGAACACAGAGAATGTGCAGGTCACAGGCGTCGGACATCTGGCGCTCCCGGTCCATCCCGCCGTCACGGCGGCCATTCGGCAGGCCCTGGAGACCACTCACCCGACCGGAGTACCGGACTCCATCTCGATCGCCTGA
- a CDS encoding M23 family metallopeptidase: MNDQHAHAGHVGHDDYTTGSFGIDPLFGALPDGTAGYGAGHSGQYDSTTWDTGAHQGAGYAYDGYAAPEQAGQYPAAGYDGTGQWDAAAWNQAQEAAPFEAVATAFAYDTTGQWAAASFDTGAYDATAWNSDGAADPATGAETSVPHQYAPEQEFTEYGTEQEFAEYAATPGADLEADLDTEYGAGYEPDHDPGYRAVHDTGLTDPDDLTDLDGPDGPQAGGGRIGDTASLPVVTDDDTHAYTPEPAAVPGPAADGARPVRRSGGNGGRGRRRTPAKRSALLTVAVPSVCVMGVAGIAAASVGSLTGGDDSPKTAAKVTPVDPAVTAAKTAAANSRMDTQLAALSAGARDFGDRASRTQERIDLKARQEADRKKREEEAKRREALRPKFAVPVESRGLSTYYGESGVNWMALHTGIDFPVPYGTNVFAATDGTIRTQYNTAYGNMIILTAPDGTETWYCHLSSAKIRSGAVKAGDVIGYAGNSGNSTGPHLHFEVRPGGGSTIDPLAWLQSKGLDPR; encoded by the coding sequence GTGAACGACCAGCACGCCCACGCCGGGCACGTCGGCCACGACGACTACACCACCGGCAGCTTTGGCATCGATCCGCTCTTCGGTGCGTTGCCGGACGGCACGGCCGGTTACGGGGCCGGGCACAGCGGTCAGTACGACTCCACCACCTGGGACACCGGGGCCCACCAGGGCGCCGGTTACGCGTACGACGGCTACGCCGCGCCCGAGCAGGCCGGGCAGTACCCCGCCGCGGGCTACGACGGCACCGGCCAGTGGGACGCGGCGGCATGGAACCAGGCCCAGGAAGCCGCCCCCTTCGAGGCGGTGGCGACCGCCTTCGCCTACGACACCACCGGGCAGTGGGCAGCCGCCTCCTTCGACACCGGCGCGTACGACGCCACCGCCTGGAACTCGGACGGCGCCGCCGACCCGGCCACCGGCGCGGAGACCTCCGTACCGCATCAGTACGCCCCCGAGCAGGAGTTCACGGAGTACGGCACCGAGCAGGAGTTCGCGGAGTACGCCGCGACCCCTGGGGCCGACCTCGAAGCCGACCTCGACACCGAGTACGGGGCCGGGTACGAGCCGGACCACGACCCCGGTTACAGAGCCGTCCACGACACGGGGCTCACCGACCCCGACGACCTCACCGACCTCGACGGTCCGGACGGTCCCCAGGCCGGCGGCGGGCGCATCGGCGACACCGCGAGCCTCCCGGTCGTCACGGACGACGACACCCACGCGTACACCCCCGAACCGGCCGCCGTCCCGGGTCCCGCCGCCGACGGGGCGCGCCCCGTCCGCCGCTCCGGAGGCAACGGCGGCCGCGGCCGCCGCCGTACGCCCGCCAAACGGTCGGCCCTGCTGACGGTCGCCGTCCCGTCCGTGTGCGTGATGGGCGTCGCGGGCATCGCCGCCGCGTCCGTCGGCAGTCTCACCGGCGGGGACGACTCCCCGAAGACCGCGGCGAAGGTGACGCCCGTCGACCCGGCGGTCACCGCCGCCAAGACCGCCGCCGCCAACAGCAGGATGGACACGCAGCTCGCGGCGCTCAGCGCCGGGGCCCGCGACTTCGGCGACCGCGCCTCCCGCACCCAGGAACGCATCGATCTGAAGGCCCGCCAGGAGGCCGACCGGAAGAAGCGCGAGGAGGAGGCGAAGCGGCGCGAGGCGCTCCGCCCCAAGTTCGCCGTTCCCGTGGAGAGCCGGGGGCTGAGCACCTACTACGGTGAGTCCGGCGTCAACTGGATGGCGCTGCACACCGGCATCGACTTCCCGGTCCCCTATGGCACCAATGTCTTCGCCGCCACCGACGGCACCATCCGCACCCAGTACAACACCGCCTACGGCAACATGATCATCCTGACGGCGCCCGACGGGACCGAGACCTGGTACTGCCATCTGAGCAGCGCCAAGATCCGGTCCGGCGCGGTGAAGGCCGGGGATGTCATCGGCTACGCGGGCAACTCCGGCAACTCCACCGGACCCCATCTCCACTTCGAGGTCCGCCCCGGCGGCGGCTCGACGATCGACCCGCTGGCCTGGCTCCAGAGCAAGGGCCTCGACCCCCGCTAA